The DNA region AGTTGAATCCGAAGCCTCTTTGAAGGATCCAGGAAATCTTGATATAAGTTTTGGAGCTTCACGATTAGCAGGGCCAGACTGCTCCGATAGATTTTCATATAACAAGCTCCTCCTAGCAGCAACCAGACCAGACAACGCTGACAAGTCTTCCCCGGTTGAAATCTTTGGGGCGTCTTCTGTGCACTTCCCGGATTTTGCCCAGGCAGCCCTGTGAGCCAGCGGTCCTGAATGCGAAGCTCTCTTATGCAGCTGTCCCTGGGGATCATTGCTCGCTTCTCCAAGGGCCTGAGATGGCCTAGGTGGGTCAATAGGAAAACCTGAAGCCACTTCTTCCTGTTGAGAGTTGAACATCTCACTTCTGCTTTTAGAATTGGACTGACTTTGTCTTTTCTGCATTTACAAAATTACACCAATATTATTTCGAGAAAAAACTAAATACTTAGACATCTATTGGTGACACAAATCACTCGGTATAACCAAATTCACCTGCATGGAAGAGATTAATTCAGCATTAGCATCAGGTGCAGGAACCGCTCGCGATTCTCTTGTACCTCTCCTTTCAGCGTCATGTCTGTGACCCTTGCTTCCGGATGCAACATGCCTAAAATTTGCATTCATGCAAAGATTATCAGAAGCTTTTGTGGAAAAGAGATCGACAACGCTACAGCAGAAGCATATCACGTGTTTCTATGCTAATATACCTTCTTGTTTCTTCATCACGCATTTTAGCATCAAACTCCTTGCTGGGAGGATATTTTGGAAGGCTTGAAGGATCACAAGGGAGCGGTTTTGTTGAAAAGAACTGAAAAGAAGCGAAGTAATCTATTACCATTATACAAGATGACATATTTAACATTTGATCAAATCGAATAAATTTCAAAGAGGCAGCAATTGAACGTCACAATGACACAAGAAGAATTGATTGGTAAGGATCTTCATACCTCACTCTTCAAAGCAGAGGCCGCAGATCCACGATCAGCGGGATCAATAGAAAGTAGTATCTCAATGAGTCCTAATGCTGGCGTAGGAAAATCTTTAAATGTTTCTCCAACGCAACGCTTATAAGGTTGTTGGGGCTTGAAAATTGTAGAATGAGGTAACCTGGATTTCTTCCAGTACTCTTCAGAAGGTGAACCGCAAAGTTTGAAGATTTTATGCAATTGCTCCACCTATCATGACATAAAAGTATGTATTAACACAACACAGAAAACTACAATCCTAGGAAGCTCCTAGAATCCTAGATCATTTAAATGAAACTTATCGATGAGGCAGCAAATCTACAATTACCATACCTCTGTTCTTCCAGGCATAATAGGCTTCCCAGCATAAAGTTCGGCAAGTATGCAACCAGTACTCCATAAATCGACAGCAGTACCATAGTAAGTACCACCAAGTAGAAGCTCAGGTGGCCGATACCAGAGGGTCACAACACGGCTAGTTCGAGGCTGACTGTGAATAGGATCGAAGAAACTTGCCAGACCAAAGTCTGCGATCTTTAATATGCCATTGTTGTCAATTAATAGGTTGGAGCCTTTTATATCACGATGCAAAACCCCACGACTGTGACAATGATCAAGTCCTTGTAAAAGTTGTTGCATGTAACATTTGACCTGGAAACAGCAAGTAAAGCTCATTACATGCCACAAGCACATTCCCGCTCAATTACTTCAAGACTATAAACAAAACTTTTACAAGAAAAATAGTTGTGAACGCTCCAGCATAGCTAAACTCCAAACAAAGATTAAGCcataaacaaaatgaaaatagtTATGATGAATTAGATCGGTTTAATTGAGTAAGAGCTATACACTttacaaataaaaagaatttttttgtTAACACATTTAAGGCACATTGTACACTATAACCAATATCTAAGGCGATTCCCATCCCTGAAAGGATGGGAATTGCATTCTGGCGTGAcaactcattttttaaaattttttattttccaccTATTGAATGtctttcaatttttgaaagactTTCAAATGTTACTTTTTGCAGGTTTTTGGCGGCTTTTAGGCTTgctttttttttactttttctatttctataataatttttaatattattattatattatattttgaagatGAGTTGCACACTTTTGCACGCTTAGGGATGTAAAGAAAATAGTATTGAATTACACATATTATGATATGACAGTAGAGCCCACTTTTGAAAGTGCGAGAGAATTGCAGGGATAAAGATAGCCTAATGAATATACCTGTGGTTCAGTAAACTTAAGACCAGGATGTGAGGAAAGCCCCGCCAGGTCATGCTCCATGTACTCGAAAACAAGATACAAACTGCATGACATCCGAGATGTGACTAGACCTTCCAGCTTTATAATGTTTGGATGATCAAGTCTTCTAAGGATGTGAATTTCCCTTGCCATAAACCGAACACTCTCAGGCTCCAGGTTATCAAACCTAACTTTCTTCAGAGCAACAATCTTCCGTTGATCAAGATCACGAGCACGGTAAACATTACTGTAAGTACCTTGGCCAATCTGGAAAGCATAACACCAAGAACAAGTTTAGCCTAAACAATAGCATCACAGCTAATAATATCTCAAATTACCAGACAACAGATCATACtgctttttttgttttatagcaGAACCTTACAACTATCAACTCTAATTTCAGTATCAAGAATTAACGCTAACAATGCCCTGAAGTTGAATACATGCTAAAAgcatttgaaaataatattgaaaaCTATACAAATATTTACAGGAAATCCATACTCAAAAACAGATGGAAAAGAAGCTCAAATGAACAGAATTTCAGACTGTACACACCGTGGCATCTCCTTTAAGAACACCATACACTCCAAGTTATGAGCAAGATTCAaacaaaatgctaaaattacaAGCATAAAAGACAAGAATAGGAGCAACAGAAAATTAATAGTTAACTGGATGAGACCAtacataattttcatttttttagtacacCAAATGCTTAGCAAAAGCTACAAAAAGGGATAGTTCTAGGAAAAGCAATCTATCTATGTCCTAGATTCCAGATGTCTGAATAATCTGTGCAGCCAAAAAAATTGACTTTTTGTCTATGTCAGTTACTCCTTGTTTTTGAACCATTCATATATACAGAAGCTACAGTAGCATTTTTAGCATTGAGTCAACACCTAAATCATGTGCTTAGTTAATACAGAATAAGTAATTAATTCCAGAAGTTGAGCTAATGACTATACCAAAGAACAAAGTGGAAAGGCAAGATGGTAGATCTTGGTTTTTATCAAGTCTACCCTAACAAAGATTTAGAATGAtttccaattaaaaaaaaatgggggGAAAGAAACATACTTTATCCAGTTTCTCAAATGAATCTGCTCTCCTAGGCACCCATCCTCTGATAGCTTCACCAGCCACTGCAGCCAACCAGGATGGCCAACCAGCTGCAACCTGCTCTCCTTCAGTAGCTTTAGGAAGTGTGCCCATTCCAGGATGGTAAGTGGTGGTGACTATATACTCCCCCTTCTCACTTCTCCTGTCAGATTTCCCATTCTGCAACCTCACTGAACCATTTGCTTGCTTGTCAATCAACATTGTCTTCACATCATTACATTCCAATGGATCCTTCGCCCTGTAAGCTTCCTCTCTCCTCCCGTTTGGCACTGAAGCCTTACATGGCACCCTCTCCCTTGGACTCTCCCTGCTTTCTTCAATGGCAGAAGGTTTACAGCAAAGACAACCCATTCCGTACCAAAATTAACTCAACCCCACCTCACAACCTCCACATATTTTCTCCCAAAAAACCATCTTTCGCCATTATTGAAACAGTAAAAACAACCAAACTTTACCCCCAAGATCTACCCATCACTCATCTCCTCATCACTCAAACAACAAAAATTCAGCTCAGTTCAGAACCCAACAAACCTGCCATTCATTCACAACCGTACCAAACAAATACCCACAACTGAATTCAAGAAATTTGCCAGCAAAAAAGGAATGGGTCACCTTGAATGAGAGGTGAAAGTGAGGGAGTAGTGGGCTggtgaaaacaaaaaaaaataaagacacagaagaaatgGGGGGATCTAGGGCACAGATAGATTGAGTTTATGAGCAGTAGTAGAGTTCACAGAGATGCAAAATTGGGGAAAATTTGTTCACACAACTAGTTAGGTGTATTTATATATCACTGAACTGCTGGGCAGCTTTCTTTATTATCTGTCAACAGTGAAGAGTGAGAGAGGGAGCTGAAAAGTGAGAAGCCCGATGTGTTTCGTTGTGACATTCTTTCCTATTTAATACTCATCCACCACGCGCGCCACACTACTGTCTCACCACGCGGCTCAAAGAATCATTGTACAAGTAGCAAACCATTGTGTATCACCATGAATGACATCTCATCAAATCATGTTTTATGGTGTTCACATCATTGTTGAGGAATTTTACTaacatttaatatttgtttgggaaaatgatcaaataaactCCTGAACAatacgtgaaaaattaattaagtctCTAACCATTTAAAAAGTGTAACTAGATCCTTTAACACGTTAAATTGATGTAAAGAAGtctcaaaattgataaatgatCTACTATAACAGGTCATTTACTATTCAGAGGAAAATCCAACAACCCGTCGTCGGTTGCTGGATTTTCCTCTGAATAGtaaatgatttactaatttttGGGTTTCTTTGTCCCAATTTAACGTGTTAAATgatttaattgtactttttaaatgttgaggggtctaattgacttttcaaatattatttagaggcttatttgaccattttttctattttttataatCTAGGTTTCTGACTATTTTGAATCTCATTAATCTATCATTTTACAATTGTACTAATGAGAAAGtaaattgaa from Ipomoea triloba cultivar NCNSP0323 chromosome 6, ASM357664v1 includes:
- the LOC116022317 gene encoding probable serine/threonine-protein kinase At1g54610 gives rise to the protein MGCLCCKPSAIEESRESPRERVPCKASVPNGRREEAYRAKDPLECNDVKTMLIDKQANGSVRLQNGKSDRRSEKGEYIVTTTYHPGMGTLPKATEGEQVAAGWPSWLAAVAGEAIRGWVPRRADSFEKLDKIGQGTYSNVYRARDLDQRKIVALKKVRFDNLEPESVRFMAREIHILRRLDHPNIIKLEGLVTSRMSCSLYLVFEYMEHDLAGLSSHPGLKFTEPQVKCYMQQLLQGLDHCHSRGVLHRDIKGSNLLIDNNGILKIADFGLASFFDPIHSQPRTSRVVTLWYRPPELLLGGTYYGTAVDLWSTGCILAELYAGKPIMPGRTEVEQLHKIFKLCGSPSEEYWKKSRLPHSTIFKPQQPYKRCVGETFKDFPTPALGLIEILLSIDPADRGSAASALKSEFFSTKPLPCDPSSLPKYPPSKEFDAKMRDEETRRHVASGSKGHRHDAERRGTRESRAVPAPDANAELISSMQKRQSQSNSKSRSEMFNSQQEEVASGFPIDPPRPSQALGEASNDPQGQLHKRASHSGPLAHRAAWAKSGKCTEDAPKISTGEDLSALSGLVAARRSLLYENLSEQSGPANREAPKLISRFPGSFKEASDSTMKQNQKSQVLANSHQNHEGRSSSNDPVILGYGSKGNKIHYSGPLLVPSARVDQILKDHDRHIQEAARRARLDKAKARNAQVEKNQISTGSLVVSGR